A DNA window from Solanum lycopersicum chromosome 3, SLM_r2.1 contains the following coding sequences:
- the LOC138347449 gene encoding uncharacterized protein — protein METLKQYEDTFVKLINGNKSRFMLHSNAFNRTRDRIKRLTYFNQKQGPINYLGCPLFVGKPRNIYFSDLVNKVVCKITGWQTKQLRYGGKEKLIKHVLQALPIYLLSAVTPPTTILRKHVEQHIHWKLEAGNSSFRWDNWLGSGPLA, from the exons ATGGAAACTTTAAAGCAGTATGAAGATACTTTTGTGAAACTCATCAATGGAAACAAAAGTCGCTTTATGCTACACTCTAATGCTTTCAATAGAACAAGAGATAGAATAAAGAGGTTAACATATTTCAATCAAAAGCAAGGGCCTATTAATTACCTAGGCTGCCCTTTATTTGTTGGTAAGCCTAGGAATATCTATTTCTCTGATCTTGTTAACAAGGTTGTGTGCAAGATTACAGGTTggcaaaccaaacaattaagGTATGGAGGCAAGGAAAAGCTTATCAAACATGTCCTTCAGGCTCTTCCGATCTACCTTCTATCTGCAGTAACACCTCCAACTACAATACTCAG GAAGCATGTTGAGCAACACATCCATTGGAAGCTTGAAGCTGGGAATTCTTCATTTAGGTGGGATAACTGGCTAGGCAGTGGACCACTAGCTTAG